A genomic region of Rhodohalobacter sp. SW132 contains the following coding sequences:
- a CDS encoding M20 family metallopeptidase, which translates to MIEASDIVDVLDECVSMEREFLSLLKKLVRTETPPGDKKSHKKLFSILEPELAALDFDTQIFPGKESGGQFYARPVKMNKNGYQLLLGHADTVWPRGTLNKMPFEKNENIITGPGIYDMKAGLAMIVFALQLIDKQGLKPELAPVLFINSDEETGSTDSVSKIKKLAKAMDRVYVLEPSLDPDGKLKTRRKGVGHFKVKIEGTSSHAGIEPEKGRSAIVELSYIIQKLYALNDPVNGISINVGKIEGGISTNVVAPQSSASVDVRVLTKKDAEQIDREIKKIEPTIPDVKIKITGGFNRPPMVQNNRNRALWNAATHIGSELGIELSEGISGGGSDGSYTSLYTATLDGLGAVGDGAHSPTERIFLEQTLQRIAVLVNLLLLPPISE; encoded by the coding sequence ATGATCGAAGCCTCAGATATTGTGGATGTTCTGGATGAGTGTGTTTCAATGGAGAGGGAGTTTCTATCTCTGTTAAAAAAACTGGTTCGGACCGAAACTCCACCCGGAGATAAAAAGTCGCATAAAAAACTATTTTCCATTCTTGAACCCGAGCTTGCCGCGCTCGATTTCGATACCCAAATTTTTCCGGGTAAAGAAAGTGGTGGCCAGTTTTATGCACGTCCGGTTAAAATGAACAAAAATGGCTATCAACTGTTATTGGGCCATGCCGATACCGTTTGGCCGAGAGGGACCCTGAACAAAATGCCGTTTGAAAAAAATGAAAACATTATAACGGGCCCGGGTATATACGACATGAAAGCGGGGCTTGCGATGATCGTGTTTGCGCTTCAACTCATCGATAAGCAAGGACTTAAGCCTGAACTTGCGCCTGTTTTATTTATCAACTCGGATGAAGAAACAGGAAGTACCGATTCCGTTTCAAAAATAAAAAAACTTGCCAAAGCGATGGACAGAGTATACGTATTGGAACCTTCGCTCGACCCTGATGGTAAGTTAAAAACACGCAGAAAGGGGGTTGGGCATTTTAAGGTAAAAATTGAGGGAACATCATCGCATGCAGGCATTGAACCGGAAAAGGGAAGGAGTGCAATCGTTGAACTCTCCTACATCATCCAAAAACTTTATGCGCTGAATGATCCGGTAAATGGGATCTCGATTAATGTTGGGAAAATTGAAGGAGGTATCAGTACAAATGTTGTCGCTCCTCAAAGTAGTGCTTCTGTGGACGTGAGAGTACTCACAAAAAAAGATGCAGAACAAATTGACCGTGAAATAAAAAAGATTGAACCTACGATACCGGATGTTAAGATTAAAATTACCGGCGGCTTCAACCGGCCTCCCATGGTTCAAAACAATAGAAACCGTGCACTTTGGAATGCCGCTACCCATATTGGCAGCGAACTTGGTATAGAACTGTCTGAAGGGATTTCCGGGGGCGGGTCTGACGGCAGCTATACAAGCCTGTACACAGCTACACTTGATGGCCTTGGGGCGGTTGGGGACGGAGCTCACAGTCCAACGGAAAGAATATTTTTGGAGCAAACTCTTCAGCGTATTGCTGTTCTTGTAAATCTACTTCTGCTTCCACCGATTTCAGAATAG
- a CDS encoding flavin reductase encodes MNTQEPVLTSLNLKFPVWEQIFTVHPLVVIGTVNSDSSPNFAPKHMVFPLGWENYFGFVCTPRHTTYQNIKNREEFTVTYPKPDQIVVTSMTASPRNDENKKTNLDTLQTFEASDIDGLFLQNGYAFLECKLMKIVDGFGENSLILAKIVAAQAWSDVIKNPSHTDDESIYNHPRIAYISPGRYAIIDETYAFPFPANFKK; translated from the coding sequence ATGAATACTCAAGAACCCGTACTTACCTCACTGAACTTGAAATTCCCCGTCTGGGAACAGATTTTCACCGTCCATCCTCTGGTGGTCATTGGGACGGTAAACTCGGATTCATCACCCAATTTTGCTCCCAAGCACATGGTCTTTCCGCTTGGATGGGAAAACTATTTTGGATTTGTCTGCACGCCAAGGCACACAACCTATCAAAATATAAAAAATAGGGAGGAGTTTACGGTAACATACCCCAAACCTGACCAGATTGTTGTTACAAGCATGACAGCATCCCCGCGCAACGATGAAAATAAGAAAACGAACCTGGACACATTGCAAACATTTGAAGCATCCGACATTGATGGATTATTTCTGCAAAACGGGTATGCATTTCTGGAGTGCAAGCTGATGAAGATTGTTGATGGGTTTGGTGAAAACAGCCTTATACTGGCAAAAATCGTAGCTGCACAGGCCTGGAGTGACGTCATTAAAAATCCGTCACACACCGATGATGAATCCATATATAATCATCCCCGGATTGCGTATATCTCACCGGGTCGTTATGCAATTATTGATGAAACATATGCTTTTCCTTTCCCGGCAAATTTCAAAAAATGA